Proteins co-encoded in one Papaver somniferum cultivar HN1 chromosome 5, ASM357369v1, whole genome shotgun sequence genomic window:
- the LOC113277783 gene encoding WAT1-related protein At4g30420-like, with protein MGRWEDYKPVMAMIGLQFTYAAVALSSRSVLLQGMSPRVFVVYRQAIATLVLAPIAYFSQRKKPGTALGMRSFSLIFTASLIGVTLNQNIYFEGLYLTSSSIASAMGNLLPAITFLLAALIGLEKVDIRSLSTLAKIVGTVICVSGAFCIAFMKGPKLLNTEFTPQQQDQNSIIFHYFNSSMTVGSPNNWMLGCFLLLGSCVCWSFWLILQVPMSASYPNHLCLSAWMCFFATLQSAVVTYFLEPNPNSWRLHSSFELICALYSGVIGSAFSFFVQAWCISLRGPLFSAMFNPLCTVIVTILACLFLHEELYTGSLAGAIAVVAGLYIVLWGKAKDFKKMQTTTYSSNNDDDSKKVVKIVIPESFDEEIVCRIDLQQPLLQSEHD; from the exons atgGGAAGGTGGGAGGATTATAAGCCTGTAATGGCTATGATTGGTTTGCAGTTTACTTATGCAGCTGTAGCACTTTCCAGTAGAAGTGTTCTTTTACAGGGAATGAGTCCTAGAGTTTTTGTTGTTTACAGACAAGCCATAGCTACTCTTGTTCTTGCTCCTATTGCTTATTTTTCTCAAAG GAAAAAACCAGGAACTGCTTTAGGAATGAGGAGCTTTAGTTTGATATTTACTGCTTCTCTCATTGG GGTAACACTAAATCAAAATATTTACTTTGAAGGATTGTATTTGACTTCATCATCCATAGCCAGTGCAATGGGAAACTTACTCCCTGCCATCACCTTTCTGCTAGCAGCATTAATTGG ATTAGAGAAAGTTGATATAAGAAGCTTGAGTACATTGGCAAAGATAGTCGGCACAGTAATATGTGTCAGTGGAGCATTTTGCATAGCATTCATGAAGGGTCCAAAGCTTCTCAATACAGAATTTACTCctcaacaacaagatcagaactcCATCATTTTTCACTACTTCAACTCCTCTATGACTGTTGGAAGTCCCAATAATTGGATGCTCGGTTGTTTTCTTCTTTTAGGAAGTTGTGTTTGCTGGTCATTTTGGCTCATTTTGCAG GTTCCCATGTCTGCAAGTTATCCTAATCACCTTTGTTTATCCGCGTGGATGTGTTTCTTTGCAACCTTGCAATCAGCTGTTGTCACATATTTCTTGGAACCAAATCCTAATTCGTGGCGTTTACATTCGAGTTTTGAACTCATATGTGCTCTCTATTCT GGTGTTATAGGTTCTGCATTTTCATTCTTCGTTCAAGCATGGTGCATTTCATTAAGGGGGCCACTTTTTTCTGCAATGTTCAACCCTTTATGTACTGTTATCGTTACAATCTTGGCTTGCTTATTCCTTCATGAAGAGCTGTATACAGGAAG CTTGGCAGGTGCTATTGCTGTGGTAGCAGGATTGTACATTGTATTATGGGGTAAAGCAAAAGACTTCAAAAAGATGCAAACAACAACCTATTCAAGCAATAATGATGATGATTCAAAGAAAGTAGTCAAAATTGTGATCCCAGAATCATTTGATGAAGAGATTGTTTGCAGAATTGATTTGCAACAACCCCTTCTCCAATCAGAACATGATTAA
- the LOC113277784 gene encoding HD domain-containing protein 2-like: protein MATEPSASNNGVPEESSSSSSSSPPASSAIDFLTLCHRLKATKRTGWIKRDIKGPESIADHMYRMGVMALITADIPGVNRDKCVKMAIVHDIAEAIVGDIAPCDGVPKEEKNRREREAIEQMCTLLGGGDRAKEINDLWMEYENNSTPEAKVVKDLDKVEMILQALEYENEQGRDLEEFFVSTAGKFQTDLGKSWAAEIASRRKRKEEK, encoded by the exons ATGGCCACTGAACCTTCAGCTTCCAACAATGGCGTTCCTGaagaatcatcatcttcttcttcatcatcaccacCCGCTTCTTCTGCCATTGATTTTCTTACTCTTTGCCATCGACTTAAG GCGACAAAGAGAACTGGATGGATAAAAAGAGATATTAAAGGCCCAGAATCTATAGCTGATCATATGTACAGAATGGGGGTTATGGCTCTTATTACTGCTGATATCCCTGGTGTCAACCGTgacaa GTGTGTTAAAATGGCCATTGTCCATGATATAGCTGAAG CAATTGTTGGGGATATTGCTCCTTGTGATGGGGTGCCAAAGGAGGAGAAAAATCGGAGGGAGAGAGAAGCAATAGAACAAATGTGTACGCTACTTGGTGGTGGAGACAGAG CAAAGGAGATAAATGATTTGTGGATGGAGTACGAAAATAATTCTACTCCAGAAGCCAAGGTTGTGAAAGATCTTGACAAG GTAGAAATGATTCTTCAAGCCTTGGAATATGAAAATG AGCAAGGAAGGGATCTGGAAGAATTTTTTGTGTCAACTGCAG GGAAGTTCCAAACTGACCTGGGAAAATCATGGGCTGCAGAGATAGCTTcaagaaggaaaaggaaagaagaaaaatag